GCTCTTTGTCTGCTCTTTGCTGTGTCTCTAAGACATACTTGAACATCCGGGCATTTacccatgctgttccctctgctcagAATGCACTTCCCCCCTCTATTTCTGTGACTTACTCCCTTACCTCATTCATATCGTTGCTCAACTCTGTCCTCTTCATTAGGACCTTCCATGATCACACTGTTTAAAAATGGCAAGGACTCTCTTTTCGCTGTGTTCTTCTCCTCCAAAGCACTTAACACTATCCAGTGTAATAGGTCTTGTCTTATCTTTCCCTATCCTCTGAGCTAGAATATGAACTCCATGAGGGCAAACCTTCTTGaacattttgttcactgctaaaTTCTGggcacctagaacagtgtctggtacatagtagatgatcagtaaatatttatttaatgaatatatgtCTCATCCCACATACATATATCTTTGAGCAAAAGTCAAACTTGGTAGTAACTTGGAATCATGGTTCTAGTAACTTATGATTTTGGTCCTTtatattccattatttcttttctagtaCTATCTTAAGGAgttttttttcttactagaaGTAAGCCAGATATTTAATTTGCTAGATACAAGGGAAAGTTATGGAAAACACATACTAACTTGAAAGTAGCCTCTAAAGGAAACAccaaaattaattataaacaataaaatgttaatacaGTAGCTAGATCTaacattttcctaaatataaCTCAGATTCATAAACCTTGCCCACCTACCCTGGTTCAGCAGCATTCAGGCCTTCCTGCATGACTCACGATAACGTGCTTGTTCATGGAGGGTTTGTACACTGCGATGCTACAGGGATAAAGAAAAGGGATTGAGAGATAGATTTCCCCAAGGTAATTACATTACATTATGTCATACAAAAGATTCTATGGCTTTGTAAGAGAAGTTAGTAGTATGAGTTTCTAAAATGATCATGTTTCTAAATAACAGGGTATAAAATGGGAACTTTAGAGGAGCTTACTGACTAAAAGCTATTTAAGGAGGAAGACTACAGGAACTCAGTGACTGTGTGTGAGAGCTTTGCTGGTACTTACGAAATCCCATAAGGCTACAAGTATGAAAGGCAATTAACAATCCCCTTCTCCCCTTGTAATACCTATTTCATTTTGGAGGAAAGCTGtgctttcccttttttctatAATCTTGAGTCCCCTTTGATAAATACGTGAGGAAGATGACAAATTACAGGTAGCTCTTTTCCCAAATGTCAGATGTAGACAAAGATAAGGGAGAAGTCATACTTTGGAAgcttcattttctgaaattaaatttcaGACCTAGATATTTCAATTTAAGCCTCCTTTCATCTTCCCAGCCTCCTGGTTCGAGTCACACAGGCTTACATCACCTATACAATCTTTGGGGTGACCTCTGACAAAAAACTTAACTCTCTTCTAGGGGATTACAACAATCAGGTGTTTTTCTGGATCAGAAAATGTCTTCCCTCCAGCTGGAAAGAAAGTGCTCGCTGACTGCGGGGGCCAGGTGCCAGCCAAGCAAGGATTTGATATCTACATGGATGAGCCTGAGCAGGGGGACGGAGACAGctgcacagggagagaggggatggCATTTGAGGATGTGTATGAGGTAGACACCAGCACACTCCAGTCAGACCTTCACTTCCTGCTGGATTTTAGCACAGGTAATCTGACTCACCTAAGGCCGATGGTACCCCATGTTCATAATTGCCTATAGCATTCAATAGCATGTAACTAGCAGGAGAAATCCATGATGTAATGACTTATTTTCACAACTGCCTGTGGAGGGTTAGTGGttggaatgaatttttaaattcaatgtcTTACCTGATAATGTTGAACCCCCACAGTTTCCCCTATGCTGGTAGATTCATCTCTCCATTCCCAGTCTGAAGATGCACCAGATTTTGGTACAGATGTGATAAATGTGACTGAATATGCTGAAGAAATTCATCAGTACCTTAGAGAAGCTGAAGTGagttttccaaattctatttcaATTTCCAGCACccaaaacatttaataataagaTAGTTATAAACTCTTGGCCATAACCATTAGTGAAGAGCATTCTTATGACATCTAAACATAGGAAGATCTATGAAAAATAACAGTTGTGAGGCGAGTAGCAATTACCTGGACTATTTCCCCATGATTCAGAGGGGTTGTACATTAAGTATTTCACTCTTAGTAATAAGCCATATTGCTATTTCCACCCCTCCTTTAAGTTATTTGTTATCTAAAGATTTCTTTGGCTCTTGATCAGTGTCTTCTTAACCTTTGCTCACGAGATTCTTTTTTGAAATAGCAACTGTGCTGTGGAGTGATCTTTATGATAGGGCAACGATTTAAGTGTCAAAACTCTTTTTCCACACAGATAAGACACAGGCCCAAAGCACACTACATGAGGAAGCAACCAGACATCACAGAAGGCATGCGAACAATTCTGGTGGACTGGCTGGTTGAGGTCGGCGAAGAGTATAAGCTTCGAGCAGAGACTCTCTACCTGGCCGTCAACTTCCTGGACAGGTTTCTTTCGTGCATGTCTGTTCTGAGAGGGAAACTGCAGCTTGTGGGAACGGCAGCTATTCTTCTGGCTTCGTAAGTGTTCTTTCAGCTTGATGTAGGACTGCAGCCTGTCAAAACGcttgattctgtttcccttttattGAGGAAATGCAGTGCTTTATAACTAAAGCTTACTCATACCTCCTTGATAAAGTATCATCATTTTTGCAGTATTTACTGACAAACTGAATCTTAACACACTTTCACTCTTCAAATCAGGTATTTAAGATTTATAGCAACAAGGTCAGTATCATGACTGAGGCAGCCATCAGCTCAGATTCAAGATCCAATTTAACTTTTGCAGGGTGGTCTTTTGACTGCATtctaatacaaaaatattttggttatatAAAAGATTTTGGTTATAGAAAAGCCATCTTCAGGATCTAGCAAATGGTAATAGCACAGTTTATTTGGTTACAATTTCAGCTTGTTCCTGTTACTATCAGTCATTCATAATAATAGCTCATTGTGTACAAAAAAGAGCTGGCTTGTGGCTGAGCTGCCTTTAATTAAGTGACCTGTGGTGGATGGTAGTTTCTTCTATCTTTTTGTCTCAGATATTCTAGTTAATATGCCTAGAAACTTGCCAAAATTCCCCTacagaaagcagaaacaaaaacaaaagttggtaataatgaaattatatcattattttattcttggaTACATAGCCTCACTTGCTAATTCATTAGGGAATTCTGAACATGATCTTTTAAAGACCTAAGTTCTAAGGAATTTTTGTTCAACTATTGTGTTCAATATAACATTCTTTCCCACAAGATGAGTGAGGTCTCTAGAATTAAGACGAatttatctgtgtgtctgtcaTTCGGAATCTTTCAGCCTATCAGAGGCCAAAACCTAAAATCCTCAGTTGGAAATTGTTTCTGTTACTATTCCTAGCGATAAGTACAACATTAATACTCATGTTCTGGTTCTGGCACCAAGCTCCTAATATTTTCCAGGCCAGTACCATTTAGTGATACTTAAGTGGGTATGCGGATAAAAAGTAAAGAAGTCTGTGAGGGCCGCACAAAAGGCATGGTTGTGAGAACGCAGGTTCCAAGCTTTACTTCCAAAAACTCTCTACCTTTCACaggaaatatgaagaaatatatcCACCTGAAGTAGACGAGTTTGTCTATATAACTGATGACACTTACACAAAACGACAACTATTAAGGATGGAACACCTGCTCCTGAAAGTCCTAGCTTTTGATCTGACTGTGCCAACCACTAACCAGTTTCTCCTCCAGTACTTAAGGAGACAAGGAGTGTGCGTCAGGACTGAAAATTTGGCCAAGGTAGGCCACGTGACTTCCAGGAACTTGGGAGCCAAGGAGAGTAAAAAGTAGTCTTTCCTGATCATCCTTcagttcttccttcccttttagtTCTTTGTCTTGGGCACAGAAAAACTCCTTAGGAATGCAAGAGAGCTAATCTTAGGACCATGATTTGTGGTTCCAAGACATTATGGTTGATCACGTTTGGTAGGCATGGATTGTCTAATCACCCAACTCTTAAAGAAATACAAGTTTGGAAGCTGTTCCCTTGTCGGATACAGACCACACGCGAGCAATACCTCTTCTTAGGTTTACAGAATGGGAACAAAGTAAATGCGGTTTTTATTTGGCTCTAATCTTATCCTGACGTATTAAGTGATGAAGCATTATTTGGTCATCTGAGGTTATAGTACTTGAGTTGAAGGCACTGAAGTACTGATTTAGAAAACTTGCTTTCTAACCACGATACTATGAGCTAGTATATCCGTATATCCGGTATGTATATGCTATGCAAAAAGTAATATGGGTACGTGTAAGTTTCACAGTATGTTTCTTCTAATCTAACAAGTTCTCAGAGGTACTGTTCTAGCCTCTGAACTGAATGCATTTGCCTGACAAATTAATAGCTTCAATATGGTTGTGTTTTTGCCATTGGCCAAAGACTCTTCCACACTAGTGGCCAGAACAGTGCTACTTTACCTGACTAGCATAAGTCTGTAGTACTAGTATAAGTTAATCTATCATATATAACGTGCAAGTGGACCAAATACTTGTATACTGACATTTACTACAACATAAATGTTATTCCGGTTATGGACAGACATAGCAATTATTAACTTGAATAATTAATAAAGTGAATAATTTTGAGCACCTGTTTTTGTCTGCTCATCATTAGATACAGGATGAACAAAgataagacaattttttttcccttgacatTTCTAGGTTTACGTGTAACCTTAGTCACATTTCTAATTCcactgggattttctctcttgtgCTTAGTATGTAGCAGAACTGAGTCTACTTGAAGCTGACCCATTCTTGAAATATCTTCCTTCATTGATAGCTGCGGCAGCATATTGCCTGGCAAACTATACTGTGAACAGGCACTTCTGGGTAAGATTCTGCTTCTTTCTAGATGAGATTCAAGGCCTATGTAAAAATCTGTTCAGTAACTCCCAAGGCTTAGAGTGAGGGAGAGTTGGTTTAATAAGGAACTGGTTGTCTTGCCAGCAGATTCCAATATGCCACTGAGTCTTACAGGTCAGCCTTTATGACTTTGACTCAGTGACTTGGAGTAGAGATTGCAGGGAGTCAAGGAGATGGTGTTGGCATGCTTATTGAAAAGAAGCAGGCCTGGAAACCCCAATGCCCCCCTCATTCAAGGTGAGCAAAAGTTGTTGACTTTTCCCCTCTGTGTAAAACAACCTGGATCCACTTAGGATGGTCAGAAGGTCGCAGCAAGTTTTCAAGGAAACAGGGCAGTTAGTATTGCCTCTCGGTCCAAGAAGAGGCAAGATTGAAAATGGATCCCTTGATTTGCTTCTGAAGGCTTCCTTTTGTGCTGAAAGAAGTGGCGTGTCTACTTTTACTTTCTAGAATACTTATTTACTATCCTACTTTTCACTAAGAATCTTTCATATTCTATGTAAATATGGTGTCTGGTAAGTAGAGACTCCTTAGGGACCAGTAAAAATCCTGCTCATGAGGGAATAGGTCAAAGTAACTTGTCCCAAACCGAGcattataaataatgtaatatgAGCAAATTGAGAACTCTGACTGttcttcctaatattttttttctaaagtcacTGAAGGAGGATTACAGTTTCTTTTGAGATGAATGTGGATACTTCCTAAGTGAtcaatttcctttatttcacAGTTTTATCTTCAGCTTTCTGATAATCTTATGAAGTTATATGAtgcagttttttcttttgtcttgattAGCCAGAAACCCTGGCTGCATTTACAGGCTATTCATTAAATGAAATTGTGCCTTGCCTGAGTGAGCTACATAAAGCATGCCTCGATATACCCCATCGACCTCAGCAAGCAATTAGGGAGAAGTATAAGGCTTCAAAGTAAGTTTCTGAGATTTTCTTATCTGGGCTTACTGATTTAAAGCTTTAATAGGTTATAGGAATgtcagaatta
The sequence above is a segment of the Panthera uncia isolate 11264 chromosome A1 unlocalized genomic scaffold, Puncia_PCG_1.0 HiC_scaffold_16, whole genome shotgun sequence genome. Coding sequences within it:
- the CCNA1 gene encoding cyclin-A1, encoding MHCSGSKSGVALVPLSRGPDGCQMVTRAQLGQDPPQRTVLGVLTENGQYRRSCGQGITTIRCFSGSENVFPPAGKKVLADCGGQVPAKQGFDIYMDEPEQGDGDSCTGREGMAFEDVYEVDTSTLQSDLHFLLDFSTVSPMLVDSSLHSQSEDAPDFGTDVINVTEYAEEIHQYLREAEIRHRPKAHYMRKQPDITEGMRTILVDWLVEVGEEYKLRAETLYLAVNFLDRFLSCMSVLRGKLQLVGTAAILLASKYEEIYPPEVDEFVYITDDTYTKRQLLRMEHLLLKVLAFDLTVPTTNQFLLQYLRRQGVCVRTENLAKYVAELSLLEADPFLKYLPSLIAAAAYCLANYTVNRHFWPETLAAFTGYSLNEIVPCLSELHKACLDIPHRPQQAIREKYKASKYMHVSLMEPPAVLPLQ